From a region of the Plodia interpunctella isolate USDA-ARS_2022_Savannah chromosome 13, ilPloInte3.2, whole genome shotgun sequence genome:
- the LOC128674702 gene encoding lipase 1-like — translation MIYKTIALILMSLSSAWSDDLNEVPEDGRLNFTGLALKYVGRAESVQSSADGYQLTLHRVRGHAARPVLVVHGLMGSSSEFLMQGRDSIVHALAAAGHDVWLANYRGNRYSRAHVALNPDGDRDFWQFGPHQHACADLAAFIDTVLNRTGQTQLSLIAHSEGTSITYILGSERPEYNDKIKIFIALAPCMHLHYITKTLPPPLLSIAKKILTTFKRLGIEEVGGYDGIRGTMLRKFCAHTLIGRQVCRQLMLAINGYDAEGMETDFMPTLFWNYPAGSSRMNLEHEFQWITSKRFAKFDYGPKVNMEKYGSEIPPLYDIKKFTMKTFIFAAKNDRLAVLEDTRRQAEELPNVVEYKLVDDELFNHVDFVWTRRTREIQPTILEVLDKYN, via the coding sequence ATGATATACAAAACGATCGCTTTAATCCTGATGTCCCTATCGTCGGCGTGGTCGGACGACCTGAACGAGGTGCCGGAAGACGGGCGGCTGAACTTCACGGGGCTGGCGCTGAAGTACGTGGGGCGCGCGGAGAGCGTGCAGAGCTCGGCGGACGGCTACCAGCTGACGCTGCACCGCGTGCGCGGGCACGCGGCCCGGCCTGTGCTCGTCGTGCACGGCCTCATGGGCTCCAGCAGCGAGTTCCTCATGCAAGGCCGGGACTCCATCGTGCACGCGCTGGCCGCCGCCGGCCACGACGTCTGGCTCGCCAACTACAGGGGCAACCGCTACTCCCGCGCACACGTCGCGCTCAACCCCGACGGCGACCGCGACTTCTGGCAGTTCGGCCCGCACCAGCACGCCTGCGCGGACTTGGCCGCGTTCATCGACACCGTCCTCAACCGAACTGGACAGACGCAGCTGTCTTTGATCGCTCATTCTGAGGGAACGTCGATAACGTATATACTAGGGTCCGAACGTCCAGAATATAACGACAAGATCAAAATATTCATCGCTCTGGCTCCGTGCATGCATTTGCACTACATAACGAAGACATTGCCGCCACCATTACTAAGTATAGCCAAAAAGATTCTCACGACATTTAAGAGGCTCGGAATAGAGGAAGTCGGGGGGTACGATGGGATCAGAGGGACGATGCTGAGGAAATTTTGTGCTCACACTTTAATCGGTAGACAGGTGTGTCGACAATTGATGTTGGCTATCAACGGTTACGACGCGGAAGGAATGGAGACTGACTTTATGCCGACATTATTCTGGAACTATCCTGCTGGATCTTCGCGAATGAATTTGGAGCATGAGTTTCAGTGGATTACGTCCAAGCGTTTCGCGAAGTTCGATTATGGTCCGAAGGTGAATATGGAGAAGTACGGATCTGAAATTCCTCCATTGTATGACATAAAGAAATTTACGATGAAAACATTCATATTCGCCGCCAAGAACGACCGGCTGGCGGTGCTGGAGGACACCAGGCGGCAGGCCGAGGAGCTGCCGAATGTGGTGGAGTACAAGCTGGTTGACGACGAGCTGTTCAACCACGTGGACTTCGTGTGGACGCGACGGACGCGGGAAATACAGCCCACAATATTGGAGGTTTTAgacaaatacaattaa
- the LOC128674699 gene encoding cationic amino acid transporter 2 isoform X2, with amino-acid sequence MLAIRGFKSGASRAVRLTYSVLSRRKAAGEGVARLARVLSALDLTALGVGSTLGVGVYVLAGDVAKNYAGPAVILSFLLAAVASVFAGLCYAEFGARVPKAGSAYVYSYVCVGEFIAFIIGWNLILEYIIGAASVVKALSEYLDSLLDKAISSTLQAAFPMHSPHLASYPDILAFTVIMAFSVALAFGVKESTKFNNFCTGVNLCVVLFVIISGSFKADSKNWRIPASEVPREYGAGGFAPYGLSGIIRGAAVCFYGFIGFDCVATAGEEARQPQKSIPFAVVASLLVVFLAYCGVSTVLTLMLPYYLQDEKAPFPFVYDHLGWKWAKYAVSIGATCALCSSLLGAVFPLPRIIYAMSSDGLLFKFMGRVSERFQTPLVGTMVAGLFTGTLAMIFRLEQLIHMMSIGTLLAYSMVASCVLLLRYEYQSPHRGTEPLTLSVRSAARQLLNKDNLAAPTRLSSAVVSTLVTLYGAWCFLMMWTINHYGEDILRGEGGPIALVSVGAVLVVCTLYAISRQPVSEKILAFSVPLVPWLPGVSILINVYLMLNLDYMTWVRFAVWIAAGLLIYITYGAWHSSERRRTLDSVQLAQLHSDSHTALLNHNGLQHTIG; translated from the exons ATGCTTGCAATAC GTGGATTCAAATCGGGCGCCTCCCGCGCCGTGCGGCTCACATACAGCGTGCTATCACGTCGTAAGGCAGCAGGGGAGGGAGTGGCCCGGCTCGCCAGGGTGCTGTCGGCGCTAGATCTCACCGCGCTGGGTGTCGGCAGCACCCTGGGCGTGGGGGTGTACGTGTTGGCTGGTGACGTGGCCAAGAACTACGCTGGTCCGGCGGTGATACTCTCGTTCTTGCTGGCTGCAGTGGCCAGCGTTTTCGCTG GTCTTTGCTACGCAGAGTTCGGCGCCAGAGTGCCCAAGGCCGGCTCAGCGTACGTCTACAGTTATGTATGTGTGGGGGAGTTCATAGCTTTCATCATCGGCTGGAATCTGATACTCGAGTATATTATAg GAGCCGCATCAGTAGTGAAAGCCCTAAGCGAATACTTGGATTCGTTGTTAGACAAGGCGATATCCAGCACACTGCAGGCTGCCTTCCCGATGCACTCGCCGCACCTGGCCAGCTATCCGGATATACTCGCATTCACCGTCATTATGGCGTTCTCAG TGGCGCTTGCGTTTGGCGTGAAGGAGTCCACAAAGTTCAACAACTTTTGCACTGGCGTCAACTTGTGTGTTGTTCTGTTTGTCATCATCTCCGGATCCTTCAAAG CTGACAGCAAAAACTGGCGCATCCCAGCGTCGGAGGTGCCCCGGGAGTACGGCGCGGGGGGCTTCGCGCCGTACGGGCTCTCCGGCATCATCCGGGGCGCCGCCGTCTGCTTCTACGGGTTCATCG GTTTCGACTGCGTGGCGACAGCGGGAGAAGAGGCCCGGCAGCCGCAGAAGTCCATCCCGTTCGCGGTGGTGGCGTCGCTGCTGGTGGTGTTCCTGGCGTACTGCGGCGTGTCCACGGTGCTGACGCTGATGCTGCCCTACTACCTGCAGGACGAGAAGGCTCCGTTCCCGTTCGTCTACGACCATTTGGGATGGAAGTGGGCGAAGTATGCTGTCAGTATCGGGGCTACGTGCGCTCTTTGTTCtag TCTCCTGGGCGCTGTATTCCCCCTGCCGCGTATAATTTACGCGATGTCCTCAGACGGACTGCTGTTCAAGTTCATGGGGCGTGTCTCTGAAAGGTTCCAAACCCCACTGGTGGGCACCATGGTGGCTGGGCTATTTACag GTACTCTGGCGATGATCTTCCGTCTGGAGCAGTTGATCCATATGATGTCTATCGGCACTCTGCTCGCCTACTCTATGGTTGCCTCCTGCGTCTTGCTCCTCAG ataCGAGTACCAATCGCCGCACCGCGGCACTGAGCCGCTCACCCTGAGCGTGCGCAGCGCCGCCCGCCAGCTGCTGAACAAAGACAATCTCGCGGCGCCCACCAGGCTCAGCTCTGCGGTTGTTTCCACCCTCGTCACCTTGTATG gtgCATGGTGTTTCCTGATGATGTGGACCATCAACCACTACGGGGAGGATATCCTGAGAGGGGAGGGCGGTCCCATCGCTCTCGTCAGTGTCGGGGCGGTGCTGGTAGTCTGCACCCTGTACGCCATCTCCCGGCAACCCGTGTCTGAGAAGATACTGGCTTTCTCG GTGCCGCTGGTGCCTTGGCTGCCGGGCGTTAGCATTCTCATCAACGTGTACCTGATGCTCAACCTCGACTATATGACCTGGGTGAGGTTCGCTGTGTGGATCGCCGCTG
- the LOC128674699 gene encoding cationic amino acid transporter 2 isoform X1, which translates to MTYPEENGHINQLGAIESRHHRYTVRQAYEDGGFKSGASRAVRLTYSVLSRRKAAGEGVARLARVLSALDLTALGVGSTLGVGVYVLAGDVAKNYAGPAVILSFLLAAVASVFAGLCYAEFGARVPKAGSAYVYSYVCVGEFIAFIIGWNLILEYIIGAASVVKALSEYLDSLLDKAISSTLQAAFPMHSPHLASYPDILAFTVIMAFSVALAFGVKESTKFNNFCTGVNLCVVLFVIISGSFKADSKNWRIPASEVPREYGAGGFAPYGLSGIIRGAAVCFYGFIGFDCVATAGEEARQPQKSIPFAVVASLLVVFLAYCGVSTVLTLMLPYYLQDEKAPFPFVYDHLGWKWAKYAVSIGATCALCSSLLGAVFPLPRIIYAMSSDGLLFKFMGRVSERFQTPLVGTMVAGLFTGTLAMIFRLEQLIHMMSIGTLLAYSMVASCVLLLRYEYQSPHRGTEPLTLSVRSAARQLLNKDNLAAPTRLSSAVVSTLVTLYGAWCFLMMWTINHYGEDILRGEGGPIALVSVGAVLVVCTLYAISRQPVSEKILAFSVPLVPWLPGVSILINVYLMLNLDYMTWVRFAVWIAAGLLIYITYGAWHSSERRRTLDSVQLAQLHSDSHTALLNHNGLQHTIG; encoded by the exons ATGACTTATCCTGAGGAAAACGGTCATATAAACCAACTAGGGGCCATCGAGAGTAGGCACCACCGGTATACAGTACGACAAGCATATGAAGATG GTGGATTCAAATCGGGCGCCTCCCGCGCCGTGCGGCTCACATACAGCGTGCTATCACGTCGTAAGGCAGCAGGGGAGGGAGTGGCCCGGCTCGCCAGGGTGCTGTCGGCGCTAGATCTCACCGCGCTGGGTGTCGGCAGCACCCTGGGCGTGGGGGTGTACGTGTTGGCTGGTGACGTGGCCAAGAACTACGCTGGTCCGGCGGTGATACTCTCGTTCTTGCTGGCTGCAGTGGCCAGCGTTTTCGCTG GTCTTTGCTACGCAGAGTTCGGCGCCAGAGTGCCCAAGGCCGGCTCAGCGTACGTCTACAGTTATGTATGTGTGGGGGAGTTCATAGCTTTCATCATCGGCTGGAATCTGATACTCGAGTATATTATAg GAGCCGCATCAGTAGTGAAAGCCCTAAGCGAATACTTGGATTCGTTGTTAGACAAGGCGATATCCAGCACACTGCAGGCTGCCTTCCCGATGCACTCGCCGCACCTGGCCAGCTATCCGGATATACTCGCATTCACCGTCATTATGGCGTTCTCAG TGGCGCTTGCGTTTGGCGTGAAGGAGTCCACAAAGTTCAACAACTTTTGCACTGGCGTCAACTTGTGTGTTGTTCTGTTTGTCATCATCTCCGGATCCTTCAAAG CTGACAGCAAAAACTGGCGCATCCCAGCGTCGGAGGTGCCCCGGGAGTACGGCGCGGGGGGCTTCGCGCCGTACGGGCTCTCCGGCATCATCCGGGGCGCCGCCGTCTGCTTCTACGGGTTCATCG GTTTCGACTGCGTGGCGACAGCGGGAGAAGAGGCCCGGCAGCCGCAGAAGTCCATCCCGTTCGCGGTGGTGGCGTCGCTGCTGGTGGTGTTCCTGGCGTACTGCGGCGTGTCCACGGTGCTGACGCTGATGCTGCCCTACTACCTGCAGGACGAGAAGGCTCCGTTCCCGTTCGTCTACGACCATTTGGGATGGAAGTGGGCGAAGTATGCTGTCAGTATCGGGGCTACGTGCGCTCTTTGTTCtag TCTCCTGGGCGCTGTATTCCCCCTGCCGCGTATAATTTACGCGATGTCCTCAGACGGACTGCTGTTCAAGTTCATGGGGCGTGTCTCTGAAAGGTTCCAAACCCCACTGGTGGGCACCATGGTGGCTGGGCTATTTACag GTACTCTGGCGATGATCTTCCGTCTGGAGCAGTTGATCCATATGATGTCTATCGGCACTCTGCTCGCCTACTCTATGGTTGCCTCCTGCGTCTTGCTCCTCAG ataCGAGTACCAATCGCCGCACCGCGGCACTGAGCCGCTCACCCTGAGCGTGCGCAGCGCCGCCCGCCAGCTGCTGAACAAAGACAATCTCGCGGCGCCCACCAGGCTCAGCTCTGCGGTTGTTTCCACCCTCGTCACCTTGTATG gtgCATGGTGTTTCCTGATGATGTGGACCATCAACCACTACGGGGAGGATATCCTGAGAGGGGAGGGCGGTCCCATCGCTCTCGTCAGTGTCGGGGCGGTGCTGGTAGTCTGCACCCTGTACGCCATCTCCCGGCAACCCGTGTCTGAGAAGATACTGGCTTTCTCG GTGCCGCTGGTGCCTTGGCTGCCGGGCGTTAGCATTCTCATCAACGTGTACCTGATGCTCAACCTCGACTATATGACCTGGGTGAGGTTCGCTGTGTGGATCGCCGCTG
- the LOC128674916 gene encoding lipase 1-like yields MFFYKLHITVLIVKLLLTVACAEFPMFDESKLLQKVLPQLPTFPEVAEKNGLRCEEYNITTSDGYILRIFRIPGDVTRPVLLMHGLLDSSDGYIIREEGSIGMMLAQEGYDVWVGNNRGNRYSRNHVTLNPDKDECFWNYSFHEMSVIDLPEIIDLVLEKTGQSQLSAVGHSLGNTIFYVLGSKRPEYNNKIKVLVALAPIAYLQNMKGVSSISMNFATELDVLAKEINYQEYAGHDSDSTVIARQICAIPKKGYEICSFLTFIGAGFDVLQLEPEFLTTLLNHFPAGTSRKTLIHLAQLGNRKEFAEYDYGNDTNLELYGSVNPPPYNLSKVTFDVVMYCGANDLVSTLEDVSILESQLPNVVKREVIDYPLWNHLDHLYGSLIPEILGPLLKEILAKYNEE; encoded by the coding sequence atgtttttctataaGTTGCATATTACAGTGTTGATCGTCAAGCTGTTGCTGACCGTGGCTTGCGCTGAATTTCCCATGTTCGATGAATctaaattgttacaaaaagtATTGCCGCAGCTGCCAACTTTTCCTGAAGTTGCAGAAAAGAACGGTCTTCGCTGTGAAGAGTACAATATAACAACTTCAGATGGCTACATACTTCGTATTTTCCGGATACCGGGAGATGTTACAAGACCCGTGTTGCTGATGCATGGCCTTTTGGATTCCTCAGACGGTTACATTATCAGAGAAGAGGGATCTATAGGAATGATGCTAGCGCAGGAAGGTTATGACGTCTGGGTGGGCAACAATCGGGGCAACAGATATTCCAGAAATCATGTCACACTCAACCCTGATAAGGATGAATGCTTCTGGAATTACTCTTTCCACGAAATGAGTGTTATCGACCTTCCAGAAATAATAGATTTGGTTCTGGAGAAAACTGGCCAATCTCAACTGAGCGCTGTCGGTCACTCCCTAggtaacacaattttttacgTGCTCGGATCCAAAAGACCAGagtacaataacaaaataaaagtactggTAGCGTTGGCTCCTATAGCGTATTTACAGAATATGAAAGGTGTGTCCAGTATTTCGATGAACTTCGCGACAGAGCTGGATGTGCTGGCCAAAGAAATCAATTATCAAGAGTACGCCGGTCATGACTCGGATTCAACCGTGATAGCTCGACAGATCTGCGCCATTCCAAAGAAAGGGTATGAGATATGTTCCTTTCTGACATTCATAGGAGCTGGCTTTGATGTGCTGCAATTGGAGCCGGAATTTCTAACGACGTTGCTCAATCATTTCCCTGCTGGAACATCGAGGAAGACCTTGATACACTTGGCCCAGCTTGGGAATAGAAAGGAGTTTGCTGAATATGACTATGGAAATGACACGAATTTAGAATTATATGGCTCTGTCAATCCTCCTCCGTATAACCTAagtaaagtgacatttgacgTGGTCATGTACTGTGGAGCCAACGACCTCGTTTCCACTCTTGAGGACGTGAGCATCCTGGAGTCACAACTCCCTAATGTCGTCAAACGAGAGGTCATAGACTACCCTTTATGGAATCATTTGGATCACTTATACGGGAGCTTAATACCAGAAATATTGGGTCCTCTGCTGAAAGAAATCCTCGCCAAATACAATGAAgaatag